A region from the Gemmatimonadota bacterium genome encodes:
- a CDS encoding carboxypeptidase-like regulatory domain-containing protein — protein sequence MRTKRPIFFGAAALVLSLVPLHETSAQTLINGTLLDERTDEPISAGVIFLLNDQRRIVMSSETDVSGSFELWAGTSGRYIMRSQRLGYLNTSTPELELVPGDTLHLEFRISPNAVYLAPITIRAKARPWWETSEPAVLWSYYERRDLYERMGMGRFLDRQDLQRYDGMPLWQMLGTLPGVQLHQSEDGLVNYPSLRAQRGLLRPCQPDYYLDGMHISLRSPDDPDFGPPDTIDAFLTVSQIVGMEVYAGAAQVPGVFGGTRANCGVVAFWTSRQG from the coding sequence ATGCGTACGAAGCGCCCCATTTTCTTCGGCGCCGCCGCGCTCGTCCTGTCGCTCGTTCCCCTTCATGAGACGAGCGCCCAGACGCTCATCAACGGCACCCTCCTCGACGAGCGCACGGACGAGCCAATATCGGCCGGCGTCATCTTTCTTCTGAATGACCAGCGTCGAATCGTCATGTCCTCGGAGACGGACGTGTCTGGATCCTTCGAGCTTTGGGCGGGAACTTCGGGCCGTTACATCATGCGCTCCCAGCGACTGGGGTACCTCAACACTTCGACCCCGGAGTTGGAGCTCGTCCCAGGCGACACCCTGCACTTAGAATTCAGGATCTCCCCCAACGCGGTTTACCTGGCCCCGATCACGATTCGTGCGAAGGCGCGCCCCTGGTGGGAGACGAGTGAACCAGCGGTTCTTTGGTCCTACTACGAGAGACGGGACCTTTACGAACGCATGGGGATGGGACGCTTCCTCGACCGCCAGGACCTCCAAAGGTACGACGGGATGCCCCTCTGGCAGATGCTCGGGACGCTGCCCGGTGTCCAGCTCCACCAAAGCGAGGACGGACTCGTCAACTACCCCTCGCTGCGCGCCCAGCGCGGCCTCCTTCGCCCCTGCCAGCCCGACTACTACTTGGATGGGATGCACATCTCGCTGCGGTCTCCGGACGATCCGGACTTCGGACCGCCGGACACGATCGATGCGTTTCTGACCGTGTCCCAGATCGTCGGAATGGAGGTCTACGCGGGCGCGGCCCAGGTCCCCGGAGTCTTCGGCGGAACGAGGGCGAACTGCGGCGTCGTCGCCTTCTGGACGAGCCGTCAGGGCTGA
- the gltX gene encoding glutamate--tRNA ligase, producing MTLRLRFAPSPTGFLHVGGARTALFNWLLARKEGGVFALRIEDTDQERSSEEMVEAILAGLSWLGLDWDEGPFFQSLGIDRHRADVAALLERGAAYRDFTTPDELVRLRVDHPTRGLRFPREAAEALRPGEAEEKAAAGEPHAVRFRIPDGETVWEDRVHGKTRFRNADIEDLVLLRTDGTPTYNLAVASDDAEMRINLVIRGDDHISNTPKQILIYEALGHPVPGFAHVPMILGTDGKRLSKRHGATAIGEYAGQGILPEAMVNFLALLGWSPGTDEEVLTRDELVARFSLDRILKKSSVFDTKKLEWLNGQHLARKSPAELAPLLVESLPPGERERTEAWIESEPERFARLVRLLQPRSRSLTELAEQSRAYVLDPPQYDPEAEADFWLPDLEGATARLFALQEKLGEIETWEGAALERALRTLAEERGEGAAKLIHPLRVAVTGRAVSPGIFEVLMVLGRDRAMARIGTALDRLESLRNRRS from the coding sequence GTGACCCTTCGCCTCCGCTTCGCTCCGTCGCCCACCGGATTTCTCCACGTCGGGGGGGCCCGCACCGCCCTCTTCAACTGGCTCCTCGCGCGCAAGGAAGGCGGCGTCTTCGCCCTTCGGATCGAAGACACGGACCAGGAACGTTCGTCGGAAGAGATGGTCGAGGCGATCCTGGCCGGACTCAGCTGGCTCGGCCTCGACTGGGACGAGGGACCCTTCTTCCAGAGCCTGGGGATAGATCGCCACCGGGCCGACGTGGCCGCCCTCCTGGAACGGGGTGCGGCATACCGAGACTTCACGACGCCCGACGAGTTGGTCCGACTTCGGGTGGACCACCCGACCCGGGGGCTCCGCTTCCCTCGGGAGGCGGCGGAAGCGCTGCGCCCCGGCGAAGCGGAGGAAAAAGCCGCGGCGGGAGAGCCGCATGCGGTTCGTTTTCGGATCCCCGATGGGGAGACGGTCTGGGAGGACCGGGTCCATGGGAAAACCCGGTTCCGAAACGCGGATATCGAAGACCTCGTTCTCCTTCGAACCGACGGCACTCCGACCTACAATCTCGCCGTCGCCTCGGACGACGCGGAGATGCGGATCAACCTCGTGATCCGGGGGGACGACCACATCTCGAACACTCCGAAGCAGATCCTCATTTACGAGGCGTTGGGGCACCCGGTCCCCGGATTCGCGCACGTGCCGATGATCCTGGGAACCGACGGAAAACGTCTCTCCAAGCGGCATGGGGCGACCGCGATCGGGGAATATGCGGGGCAGGGGATTCTCCCCGAGGCGATGGTGAATTTCCTTGCCCTGCTTGGATGGTCTCCCGGAACGGACGAAGAAGTGCTCACCCGGGACGAACTCGTGGCACGATTCTCGCTGGACAGAATCCTCAAGAAGAGCTCCGTCTTCGACACGAAGAAGCTCGAATGGTTGAATGGACAGCATCTGGCGCGGAAATCTCCGGCCGAACTGGCGCCTCTCCTGGTCGAGAGCCTCCCGCCGGGGGAACGCGAGCGAACCGAGGCCTGGATCGAGTCGGAGCCGGAGCGGTTCGCACGCCTCGTGCGCCTTCTCCAGCCCAGGTCGCGGAGTCTGACCGAGCTGGCCGAACAGTCGCGCGCCTATGTTCTGGATCCGCCCCAATACGACCCGGAGGCGGAGGCGGACTTCTGGTTGCCCGACCTCGAGGGCGCGACGGCGCGGCTATTCGCGTTGCAGGAGAAACTCGGCGAAATCGAGACCTGGGAAGGCGCGGCGCTGGAGCGCGCACTGAGAACACTGGCGGAGGAACGGGGGGAGGGTGCGGCGAAGCTCATCCACCCGCTGCGGGTAGCGGTCACGGGGCGAGCGGTGAGCCCGGGGATCTTCGAGGTGTTGATGGTTCTCGGCAGGGACCGGGCGATGGCTCGCATCGGCACGGCGCTAGACCGGCTCGAAAGCCTACGAAATCGCCGTTCTTGA
- a CDS encoding Glu/Leu/Phe/Val dehydrogenase, protein MKEIPPFFEQVNRYFDRGAALLDYPKGLLDQIKACNTVYHVSFPLRRDDGTIEVIHGWRAHHSQHRLPVKGGVRLTSHASEDEVTALAALMTYKCALLDIPFGGAKGAIRVEKDAYSAAEQERIIRRYTFELVQRNYIGPGVDVPGPDLGIGAREIAWMADTYLALSRGEESSSAALTGKPLSQGGVRGRVEATGRGVYFGIREAFREREVVGRCGLSPGLDGKTLVVQGLGNVGAHAAKFLAEDGVRVVGILEREGAIYDPKGFDVVAVAAHRAGHGSLLDLDAPVKLGPEDSSLGLEWECDVLLPAALENMIHAENAPRIKAKILAEAANGPTTAEASDILSRMGVLQIPDLYLNAGGVTVSYFEWVKNLSHIRFGRMQRRFEAASNARILTAVEGLTGRTFGTDAFAEIAVGASEEDLVNSGLEETMIAGFHDLCSLAQERATDYRTAAFAIAIRKIATSYEERGIFP, encoded by the coding sequence ATGAAAGAAATCCCTCCTTTTTTCGAGCAGGTGAATCGTTATTTCGACCGGGGGGCGGCGCTCCTGGACTACCCCAAGGGTCTCCTCGACCAGATCAAGGCATGCAACACCGTCTATCACGTGAGTTTTCCCCTCCGCCGGGACGACGGAACGATCGAGGTGATCCACGGGTGGCGGGCGCACCACTCCCAGCACCGGCTCCCCGTGAAAGGCGGGGTGCGCCTCACCAGTCACGCCTCCGAAGACGAGGTCACCGCGCTCGCCGCGCTCATGACGTACAAGTGCGCTCTGTTGGACATTCCCTTCGGTGGCGCGAAGGGGGCGATCCGGGTGGAAAAAGACGCTTACTCCGCCGCGGAGCAGGAGCGGATCATCCGTCGCTACACCTTCGAGCTGGTGCAGAGGAACTACATCGGGCCCGGAGTGGACGTTCCGGGACCGGACCTGGGGATCGGAGCCCGCGAGATCGCGTGGATGGCCGACACCTACCTCGCCCTCTCGCGAGGTGAGGAATCCAGCTCCGCGGCCCTCACGGGAAAGCCGCTCAGCCAGGGAGGGGTTCGCGGCCGGGTGGAGGCGACTGGACGGGGGGTCTACTTCGGCATCCGGGAGGCCTTTCGGGAACGGGAAGTGGTGGGGCGCTGCGGGCTCTCGCCGGGGCTCGACGGAAAGACGCTCGTGGTCCAGGGGCTCGGGAACGTCGGAGCTCACGCCGCGAAGTTTCTGGCGGAAGACGGGGTTCGAGTCGTGGGCATCCTGGAACGAGAGGGGGCGATTTACGACCCGAAGGGGTTCGACGTCGTCGCCGTGGCGGCCCATCGCGCTGGGCACGGATCGCTTCTCGATCTGGACGCGCCCGTGAAGCTCGGGCCCGAAGATTCCTCCCTCGGGCTGGAGTGGGAGTGCGACGTTCTCCTCCCGGCCGCCCTCGAGAACATGATCCACGCCGAGAACGCTCCACGCATCAAGGCGAAGATCCTCGCGGAGGCGGCGAACGGACCCACGACGGCGGAAGCGAGCGACATCCTCTCCCGGATGGGCGTCCTCCAGATTCCCGATCTCTATCTCAACGCAGGCGGAGTCACCGTCTCCTATTTCGAATGGGTGAAGAACCTCTCCCACATCCGCTTCGGTCGGATGCAGAGGCGATTCGAGGCCGCCTCGAACGCGCGGATCTTGACGGCCGTGGAAGGGCTCACCGGCCGGACCTTCGGGACGGACGCCTTCGCGGAGATCGCCGTCGGGGCGTCGGAGGAGGACCTGGTCAATTCCGGGCTGGAAGAGACGATGATCGCGGGGTTCCACGACCTCTGCTCGTTGGCCCAGGAGCGCGCGACGGATTACCGCACCGCGGCCTTCGCCATCGCAATCCGCAAGATCGCCACGAGCTACGAAGAGCGGGGGATCTTCCCCTGA
- a CDS encoding carboxypeptidase regulatory-like domain-containing protein — protein MLRYMCRTPPEARQRRNPSLLLATGIALLACGLPITAHAQSRVTGDVVDGETGLPIGEAYVVLQGARMTSAASSSDGGFTLTGMGPGIHTLRVRHLAYREVQQDIEVAGAGRVTRVRVELLPRALALEPIVVEVDARPTMGPLASVYDRVDHMRLLGQGRFFERDRLEEWNISRLSEVIRTLPGVRVNRGQISLDPTCRGAPRYFLDGAPLRLGNETIDDWVQAYNVEIVEVYRRVSEIPGEFGGPEAQCGVIAIWTRRGP, from the coding sequence ATGCTAAGATACATGTGCAGAACTCCCCCAGAAGCCCGGCAACGGCGCAACCCATCCCTGCTTCTCGCGACGGGCATCGCCCTTCTGGCCTGTGGCTTGCCGATCACGGCGCACGCCCAGTCGCGCGTCACCGGAGACGTCGTGGACGGGGAGACCGGTCTGCCGATCGGGGAGGCGTACGTCGTCCTCCAGGGCGCCCGTATGACTTCCGCGGCATCCAGTTCCGACGGCGGCTTCACGCTGACGGGAATGGGACCCGGCATCCACACTCTGCGAGTGCGCCACCTCGCCTACCGCGAGGTGCAGCAGGACATCGAGGTCGCCGGGGCCGGAAGGGTAACACGTGTCCGGGTCGAACTCCTCCCTCGGGCCCTGGCCCTCGAGCCCATCGTGGTCGAGGTGGACGCACGCCCCACGATGGGTCCCCTGGCGAGCGTGTACGACCGCGTGGACCACATGCGCTTGCTCGGCCAAGGAAGGTTCTTCGAGCGCGATCGACTCGAGGAGTGGAACATCAGCCGGCTCTCGGAGGTCATTCGGACGCTCCCCGGGGTCCGCGTCAATCGCGGTCAAATCTCTCTCGACCCGACCTGCCGCGGGGCTCCACGATATTTTCTCGATGGAGCGCCTCTCCGGCTCGGAAACGAGACGATCGATGATTGGGTCCAGGCCTACAACGTGGAGATCGTCGAAGTTTACCGGCGGGTCTCGGAGATCCCTGGAGAGTTCGGGGGGCCCGAAGCGCAGTGCGGCGTGATCGCCATCTGGACGCGCCGAGGTCCCTGA
- the tadA gene encoding tRNA adenosine(34) deaminase TadA, which produces MPRPTDGPDSPHIESSEPGDRRWMGRALERARQARARGEVPVGAVLVRGNRILAEGFNRTVECSDPTAHAEVVALREGARRLGDWRLTGTTLYVTLEPCAQCAGAAVLGRVARVVYGATDPKAGMAGTLGNLLQDPRLNHRTRLTAGVLAEASAALLREFFRERRGE; this is translated from the coding sequence GTGCCACGACCCACTGACGGTCCAGACTCACCCCACATCGAGTCTTCAGAACCAGGGGACCGTCGCTGGATGGGACGGGCCCTGGAACGCGCGCGCCAGGCTCGAGCCCGGGGAGAGGTGCCTGTGGGCGCCGTACTGGTCCGGGGAAACCGGATCCTCGCCGAAGGATTTAATCGGACGGTCGAGTGTTCCGATCCAACTGCGCACGCGGAAGTCGTCGCGCTGCGGGAGGGGGCCCGGCGACTCGGAGATTGGCGCCTCACGGGGACCACCCTCTACGTGACCCTCGAGCCGTGCGCGCAATGCGCTGGCGCCGCCGTGCTCGGGAGGGTGGCGCGGGTCGTGTACGGAGCGACCGACCCCAAAGCCGGGATGGCGGGAACGCTCGGGAATCTCCTCCAGGATCCGCGCCTCAATCACCGCACCCGCCTGACTGCGGGGGTCCTGGCGGAAGCCTCGGCTGCGCTCCTCCGGGAGTTCTTCCGCGAGCGCCGCGGCGAATGA
- a CDS encoding family 10 glycosylhydrolase: protein MRAHGAHLLAIAFVVTGCTRVGLPTPPPPPDLPPPSASRGAPAARPNSSGGVPAPDVGGGLSGALPPVLLPTETGDVRALWIVRTALSHPDSARAAVRRAAESGFNTLLVQVRGRGDAFYESRWEPRPESMPGSVAPFDPLGTVLDEAHRRGLRVHAWVNVHLVASAVFPPRDPRHLVNADPGRLAVPRALASELFERDPREPAYLGALIRYAIENAGRVEGLFTNPAHPEVQDHLDRVIADLVSRYPLDGVHLDYLRYPSPEFDYSRVSLEKFRAWARPRIGVGADGAESRWPRDPLAYVTAFPSLWDWYRTEQVTTTMERLFRIVRSVRPGTIVSASVHPDGAVARRERFQDWEAWLPAGIVDLVIPMAYGRDGALFEAQIRNAARADPRRIWAGLGIYQDSFEGAVAKGRAARGLGVGGIALFSYDWSVGAEGIAVAEGAYLARFAREVWGSGY from the coding sequence ATGAGGGCCCATGGGGCCCACCTCCTCGCGATCGCGTTCGTGGTGACCGGCTGCACCCGGGTGGGGCTTCCGACGCCTCCACCGCCCCCCGATCTGCCCCCGCCTTCGGCCTCACGCGGGGCACCGGCAGCGCGTCCCAACAGCTCGGGCGGCGTTCCCGCGCCGGACGTCGGGGGGGGACTCTCGGGGGCCCTACCTCCCGTCCTCCTTCCGACCGAGACGGGAGACGTGCGGGCGCTCTGGATCGTCCGGACCGCCCTTTCCCACCCGGATTCGGCGCGCGCGGCCGTCCGGAGGGCCGCGGAGTCGGGGTTCAACACCCTCCTCGTACAGGTCCGCGGGCGCGGGGATGCTTTCTACGAATCCCGCTGGGAACCGAGGCCGGAGTCCATGCCCGGCTCCGTGGCGCCCTTCGACCCCCTCGGCACGGTCCTCGACGAAGCGCACCGGAGGGGGCTTCGCGTCCATGCCTGGGTGAATGTCCATCTCGTCGCCAGCGCCGTTTTCCCCCCCCGGGATCCGCGTCACCTGGTCAATGCCGACCCGGGGAGACTCGCGGTGCCGCGTGCGCTGGCATCCGAGCTCTTCGAGCGCGACCCGCGGGAGCCCGCTTACCTGGGCGCCCTCATCCGCTACGCGATCGAGAATGCGGGGCGTGTGGAGGGGCTCTTCACAAACCCCGCCCACCCTGAGGTTCAGGATCATCTGGATCGGGTGATCGCCGATCTCGTGAGCCGCTACCCGTTGGACGGCGTGCATCTCGACTATCTCCGCTATCCTTCTCCCGAATTCGACTATTCGAGGGTGTCCCTGGAGAAATTTCGGGCGTGGGCGCGCCCTCGGATCGGCGTCGGTGCCGACGGAGCGGAATCTCGCTGGCCCCGGGATCCGCTCGCATACGTGACCGCCTTTCCCTCCCTCTGGGATTGGTACCGTACCGAGCAGGTGACCACGACGATGGAGCGACTTTTTCGCATCGTCCGGAGCGTGCGCCCGGGGACGATCGTGAGCGCCTCTGTCCACCCCGACGGCGCCGTGGCCCGCCGGGAGCGCTTCCAGGACTGGGAGGCGTGGCTTCCGGCCGGGATCGTGGACCTCGTCATTCCCATGGCCTACGGGCGCGACGGGGCGCTCTTCGAGGCGCAGATTCGAAACGCCGCGCGCGCCGATCCCCGGCGGATCTGGGCGGGGCTCGGGATCTATCAGGATTCCTTCGAGGGGGCCGTGGCGAAGGGACGTGCGGCGCGCGGCCTTGGCGTGGGAGGGATCGCGCTCTTTTCGTACGACTGGTCGGTGGGCGCGGAGGGGATCGCGGTCGCGGAGGGCGCGTACCTCGCTCGATTTGCGCGGGAGGTGTGGGGCTCGGGCTACTGA
- the ispG gene encoding flavodoxin-dependent (E)-4-hydroxy-3-methylbut-2-enyl-diphosphate synthase: MSIWTRRRTLEVDVGGVRVGGNNPVVVQSMTNTDTADVGATVAQAAELAAAGSEIVRVTVNHEAAADAVPEIVARLRDAGVTVPIVGDFHYNGHLLLRKFPTCASALAKFRINPGNVGAKRRDENFQEIVRVAVDNGKPVRIGVNWGSLDQALLTELMDRNAALAEPADAQVVLREAIVESALRSAALAEATGLPANHIILSAKVSEVPELIAVYRRLAPLSEYPLHLGLTEAGMGAKGIVATATALAVLLIEGIGDTIRVSLTPRPGGDRTEEVRVAQQILQSLHIRSFEPQVTSCPGCGRTTSTYFQEMAESIQGFIRTEMPRWREKYPGVEELQVAVMGCVVNGPGESRHANIGISLPGTFEEPKAPVYVDGDHFTTLKGDALVEEFKEILLEYIRRRYGKEEVVVSKAEAPA, encoded by the coding sequence TTGAGCATCTGGACGCGCCGCAGGACCCTCGAAGTGGATGTTGGCGGGGTCCGGGTCGGCGGCAACAATCCCGTGGTCGTGCAGTCCATGACGAACACGGATACGGCCGATGTCGGCGCGACCGTGGCGCAGGCCGCGGAACTCGCCGCGGCCGGGAGCGAGATCGTCCGCGTCACGGTGAACCACGAGGCCGCGGCCGACGCCGTCCCCGAGATCGTGGCGCGCCTCCGAGACGCGGGGGTGACCGTCCCGATCGTGGGCGACTTTCACTACAATGGGCACCTTCTCCTACGGAAGTTCCCCACCTGTGCGAGCGCCCTCGCCAAATTCCGCATCAACCCGGGGAACGTTGGCGCGAAGCGAAGGGATGAGAATTTCCAGGAGATCGTACGGGTCGCGGTGGACAACGGGAAGCCGGTCCGGATCGGAGTGAACTGGGGCTCCCTCGACCAGGCGCTCTTGACCGAGCTCATGGATCGGAACGCCGCGCTCGCGGAACCCGCGGACGCCCAGGTCGTCCTGCGCGAGGCGATCGTGGAGAGCGCCCTTCGCTCCGCCGCTCTCGCCGAGGCGACCGGTCTCCCCGCGAATCACATCATCCTCTCGGCGAAAGTCTCCGAGGTGCCGGAGCTGATCGCGGTTTATCGTCGTCTCGCCCCGCTCTCCGAATATCCGCTCCACCTCGGGCTGACGGAGGCCGGAATGGGCGCAAAGGGAATCGTGGCGACCGCGACCGCGCTCGCCGTCCTCCTCATCGAAGGGATCGGCGACACGATCCGAGTCTCGTTGACCCCCCGGCCCGGCGGGGACCGGACGGAGGAAGTGCGGGTCGCCCAGCAGATCCTCCAGTCGCTCCACATCCGGTCCTTCGAACCACAGGTCACTTCCTGCCCCGGATGCGGGCGCACGACTTCGACCTATTTCCAGGAGATGGCGGAGAGCATCCAGGGATTCATCCGCACCGAAATGCCGCGGTGGCGGGAAAAGTACCCGGGAGTCGAGGAGCTGCAGGTTGCCGTGATGGGGTGCGTGGTGAATGGTCCCGGGGAGTCGCGCCACGCGAACATCGGGATCTCCCTCCCGGGCACTTTCGAGGAGCCCAAGGCACCCGTCTATGTAGACGGCGATCACTTCACCACGCTGAAGGGCGATGCACTGGTCGAGGAGTTCAAGGAAATCCTCCTCGAATACATTCGGCGACGATACGGGAAGGAGGAGGTCGTGGTGTCGAAGGCCGAGGCGCCGGCGTGA